A single Brachionichthys hirsutus isolate HB-005 chromosome 17, CSIRO-AGI_Bhir_v1, whole genome shotgun sequence DNA region contains:
- the pdia2 gene encoding protein disulfide-isomerase A2 has product MRTATLLSMALLGLLLLRASCNQEDQETGSSSEKQTETPEETPAGDAPGDTGNEEPEDAPEKEKTTEIEEEKDVMVLHVNNFARALSENQYLLVEFYAPWCGHCQQLEPAYAEAAGRLRAEEPAMRLAKVDAAEERELAEEFHIDSFPQLKLFIDGDRKQPVDFTGQRSPEGIITWMKRRTGPGAPVLDSADSAARFIDSHNVAVIGFFDDLESEAAAAFRQMALDQSGSEFALSASPEVFQKYEVKSSSVVLFKKFDDGRADFGLPDDGKLDKGKVIDFIAVNSLELIIPFNQKTSQKIFTSSVRLHVLLFINSTVESQTSLLDESKTVAQKFKGKMLFILIDVSDVIPEVLTYFGVSTSDAPTVRLISMETKKKYAISTDNLTSGSLAALCQEVVDGTAKPYYKSQDVPEDWNKGPVKVLVGKNLESVAFDPTKNVFVEFYAPWCTHCQQLADIWEKLGEKYAGHDDIIIAKMDASANEAAFSEIESYPQIKYFPAGGKEVVDYLGERNLETFSRFLDAGGVLPEEEEDGDVGDEEDGEAGDDEETNKSTEVPTNKTKDEL; this is encoded by the exons ATGAGGACGGCCACGCTTTTGTCCATGGCCTTGctgggcctgctgctgctgcgggccTCCTGCAACCAAGAGGACcaagagacaggaagcagcagtgaGAAGCAGACGGAAACACCAGAAGAGACGCCAGCGGGAGATGCTCCGGGTGATACGGGGAACGAGGAGCCCGAAGATGCaccagagaaagagaaaacgaCGGAgatagaggaggagaaagacgtGATGGTCCTCCACGTCAACAACTTCGCCAGAGCTCTCAGTGAAAATCAGTATTTGCTGGTAGAATTCT ATGCTCCTTGGTGTGGCCACTGCCAGCAGCTGGAACCAGCCTACGCCGAGGCTGCGGGGCGGCTGAGGGCCGAGGAACCCGCCATGCGCCTCGCCAAGGTGGACGccgcagaggagagagagctggCTGAGGAATTCCACATCGACAGCTTCCCCCAGCTGAAGCTGTTCATCGACGGCGACCGGAAGCAGCCCGTCGACTTCACAG GTCAGCGGTCTCCAGAGGGGATCATCACCTGGATGAAGCGGCGGACGGGTCCCGGCGCTCCCGTCCTCGACTCTGCAGACTCCGCTGCTCGGTTCATCGATTCCCATAACGTTGCTGTCATTGGATTCTTTGAT GATCTGGAAAGTGAGGCCGCTGCAGCGTTTCGACAAATGGCTTTGGACCAAAGTGGCTCTGAGTTCGCTTTGTCGGCGAGTCCAGAGGTTTTCCAGAAATATGAAGTAAAATCGAGCTCAGTGGTTCTCTTCAAAAAG TTTGATGACGGCAGAGCAGACTTCGGGCTGCCAGATGACGGGAAGCTGGACAAAGGAAAGGTCATCGACTTCATCGCCGTTAACAGTCTGGAGCTGATTATCCCATTCAACCagaag aCGTCACAAAAGATCTTCACCTCCAGCGTCCGCCTGCACGTCTTACTCTTCATCAACTCCACCGTGGAGAGTCAGACATCCCTGTTGGACGAATCCAAGACTGTTGCTCAAAAGTTCAAGGGCAAg ATGCTGTTCATTTTGATCGACGTGTCTGACGTCATTCCCGAGGTGCTGACGTACTTTGGCGTGTCGACGAGCGACGCCCCCACGGTCCGCCTCATCAGCATGGAAACCAAAAAGAAGTACGCAATCAGCACCGACAACCTCACGAGCGGTTCACTGGCAGCGTTGTGCCAGGAGGTCGTGGACGGCACCGCCAAG CCTTACTATAAATCCCAGGACGTCCCAGAGGACTGGAATAAGGGACCGGTCAAAGTCCTGGTGGGGAAGaatttggagtctgttgctttTGACCCgaccaaaaatgtttttgtggagTTCT ACGCTCCATGGTGCACTCACTGTCAGCAGCTGGCTGACATCTGGGAGAAGCTGGGTGAAAAGTACGCCGgccacgatgacatcatcatagcCAAGATGGACGCTTCAGCCAATGAGGCGGCGTTTTCTGAAATTGAATCATATCCGCAGATAAAATACTTCCCAGCTGGTGGTAAAGAG GTGGTCGACTACCTTGGAGAAAGGAATCTGGAGACCTTTTCTAGGTTTTTGGATGCTGGAGGAGTGTTgcccgaggaggaagaagacggAGATGTGGGTGATGAGGAAGATGGTGAAGCTGGTGATGATGAG GAGACGAATAAGTCCACAGAGGTGCCGACCAATAAAACTAAAGAcgagctgtga
- the LOC137906450 gene encoding voltage-dependent T-type calcium channel subunit alpha-1H-like, which translates to MTPVDGRCSSVQAVHGMAMTGVQEPDHRGPTQEEEDDEEEGEKVHVSVEEEEVEQDKEEEEEEEVEEEEEEEEEEQEEEEEEALPYPSLAPVVLLALTQTSPPRSWCLRAVCHPWFERVSILAILLNCVTLGMFQPCDHTPFLLQALDDGIFVFFAGEMLVKMVALGVVGQSGYLGDTWNRLDFFIVVVGMLEYSLDGHNVSLSAIRTVRVLRPLRAINRVPSMRILVTLLLDTLPMLGNVLALCFFVFFIFGIVGVQLWAGLLRNRCFMGEDVKMRYNISFLSGYYRPDGTDDHPFICSTERENGMLRCSAVPRRRVAGKSCLLAAEESRPEAGPRVDEPVPCVNWYQFYNECRAGELNPHKGAINFDNIGYAWIAIFQVITLEGWVDIMYYVMDAHSFYNFIYFIFLIIVGSFFMINLCLVVIATQFSETKQREHALMKSEQRARQLHQSTSTLASDSQPGSCYEEFIRYLAHLSRKAWRWLTRCYSQALVNFRCSCRRGGGAAREGGGGEMNGLAHRHSGHTPNDLSHLHQLYHRHHRHHHRHHQPESAVTSRGNVFNYPFISTFLNRLDPKGLDQKTLATTETLSKVSQRAVEQGGCVGDVPPGESSVCPYCIHCNRLSDAENVNEQIAERHHGTNSHSRGNSGDGPAPAPKRRLVKRCWARARAKLDVIVGSRYFNRGIMIAILINTLSMGIEYHEQPQELTDILEISNMVFTSLFSLEMLLKLLALGLFGYIKNPYNGFDSIIVIISVWELAGEAEGGLSVLRTFRLLRVLKLVRFLPALRRQLVVLMKTMDNVATFSMLLMLFIFIFSILGMHLFGCKFGLRQGSGDTLPDRKNFDSLLWATVTVFQILTQEDWNSVLYNGMASTTPLAALYFVALMTFGNYVLFNLLVAILVEGFQAEGDANKSETDDERQSLSYEEEEEKLRELYAAELKIQSMILRPNGLLNPKASMPCPSLPLPLPPPSPPPPLPLITHTAATPTITCNQSRRASATSVDVSGVEPRSPFSSQSLWGSGPQSRRSSWTSIGRAPGLHRRSQSGEMESLLSDTHSSSNLSSGEQSLEQLEYLQLPVLHPPDCNGTTFHLPEHCCEDAPLTSHDHSDPEEDEYEESLCKKLKKVLEPYEPQWCLEHEEWSLYVFAPHNRFRLWCQRVIGHKMFDHIILLFIFLNCITIALERPDIQSSSMERVFLSVSNYIFTVIFVGEMMTKVVALGLYFGRGVYLQSSWNVLDGLLVFVSLVDILVSIASAGSNRILGMLRVLRLLRTLRPLRVISRAPGLKLVVETLITSLRPIGNIVLICCAFFIVFGILGVQLFKGKFFHCDGLDLSNITNKSQCLEAGYRWTRRKYNFDNLGQALMSLFVLSCKDGWVSIMYDGLDAVGVDQQPARNQNPWMLLFFISFLLIVSFFVLNMFVGVVVENFHKCRQQQEEEEARLREEKRQRRLEKRRRRAQEKPYYADYSPLRRSIHTVCTSNYLDIFITVIIFTNLLTMSMEHYKQSQYFEEILKYCNYVFTVVFVIEAILKLVAFGLRRFFKERWNQLDLAIVLLSIMGITLEEIDLNASLPINPTIIRIMRVLRITRVLKLLKMATGMRALLDTVIQALPQVGNLGLLFMLLFFIYAALGVELFGKLECSEENPCEGLSRHATFDNFGMAFLTLFRVSTGDNWNGIMKDTLRECHPRDRHCLSYLPLISPIYFVTFVLTAQFVLVNVVVAVLMKHLEDSNKEAQLEEMEEREEMREREEASRRLSNANLGGEPGPSADTPVQVQVEDEECSHGNLLSMGRMLSLPSDSFVQPLRCSPYPPIGHEAHCGYSYSGSVSSLGSSGAGSLLQVPGALPAISHVSLGSGRIFRPKICLSASQSIDRHSSHRLGPADSIDGCRFSPARRINRHRLSSTRSMDGYRLHPDPGTDRPKLMSSHSIDRHSSLRLSPTYSSGRQPPHWPSPEDSLDRNMLSPSYVPDRSDPKRPASFRQLRRQEAVRSDSLDQNESADDLAEPSLAVPTAAAAPPRQRSSSVHTLKCTHPQRVISCRSRSPSETAGQEPAAGRASCDLQPEADVETRPGSLQSLSSLKVPSGESKLSAPLCTPRAASHDLDPEPCLQSDGTDEEVRQMNSSGHAQLTRHLPPSPREHRSRLSRSVSPVLCRSRKQRMSHPLVAMATQLTDSSVELRRRTLSFDATPLCPNEPEGSSVDD; encoded by the exons GTTCAGGCTGTTCACGGCATGGCCATGACAGGCGTCCAGGAGCCGGACCACAGAGGGCCGacgcaggaggaagaggatgatgaagaggaaggggagaaaGTTCATGTCTccgttgaggaagaggaggtggagcaggacaaggaggaggaagaagaagaggaggtggaggaggaagaagaggaggaggaggaggagcaggaggaggaggaagaggaggcgctgCCGTACCCCTCCTTAGCACCAGTGGTTCTTTTGGCTCTTACGCAAACCAGTCCGCCGCGCTCCTGGTGCCTTCGAGCGGTCTGCCACCC GTGGTTCGAGCGTGTCAGCATTTTGGCTATCCTGCTGAACTGTGTGACACTAGGGATGTTCCAGCCCTGTGACCACAcccccttcctgctgcag GCTCTGGATGATGGgatctttgtgttttttgccGGGGAGATGCTGGTGAAGATGGTTGCCCTCGGGGTCGTAGGTCAGAGTGGTTACCTTGGCGACACATGGAACAGATTGGACTTCTTCATTGTTGTAGTCGG AATGCTCGAGTACTCCCTTGATGGACACAATGTCAGCCTGTCCGCCATCAGGACGGTCCGGGTTCTACGCCCACTGCGAGCCATCAACAGAGTTCCCA GCATGCGTATCCTGGTGACTCTCCTCCTAGACACCCTTCCCATGCTGGGCAACGTGCTGGCgctgtgtttctttgtcttcttcataTTCGGCATCGTCGGCGTGCAGCTTTGGGCGGGGCTGCTGAGGAACCGCTGCTTCATGGGAGAGGATGTCAAGAT GAGATACAACATTTCCTTCCTGAGCGGCTACTACCGGCCAGACGGCACCGACGATCATCCCTTCATCTGCTCcacggagagagagaacggGATGCTCCGGTGCTCCGCTGTGCCTCGCCGCCGGGTCGCTGGGAAGTCCTGCTTACTGGCCGCCGAGGAGTCCCGTCCAGAGGCGGGGCCTCGGGTGGACGAACCGGTGCCGTGTGTAAACTGGTACCAGTTCTACAACGAGTGCCGGGCCGGGGAGCTAAACCCACACAAAGGAGCCATCAACTTTGATAACATTGGATATGCATGGATCGCCATTTTTCAG GTAATAACTCTGGAAGGCTGGGTAGACATCATGTACTACGTTATGGACGCACATTCCTTCTACAACTTCATCtacttcatcttcctcattatA GTGGGCTCCTTCTTCATGATCAACCTGTGCCTGGTTGTCATAGCAACCCAGTTTTCCGAAACAAAGCAGCGAGAACACGCCTTAATGAAATCGGAGCAGCGTGCCCGTCAGCTCCACCAATCGACTTCCACGCTGGCCAGCGACAGCCAACCGGGAAGCTGCTACGAGGAGTTCATCCGCTACCTGGCGCACCTGAGCCGCAAGGCGTGGCGGTGGCTGACCAGGTGCTACTCCCAGGCCCTCGTGAACTTTCGCTGCTCGTGCCGGAGAGGGGGCGGAGCAGCCAGAGAGGGCGGGGGCGGGGAAATGAATGGACTGGCCCACCGGCACTCAGGTCACACTCCCAATGACCTTTCACACCTTCATCAGctttatcatcgtcatcaccggcatcatcatcgtcatcaccaGCCCGAGTCGGCCGTCACGAGCAGAGGGAACGTCTTTAATTATCCCTTCATATCGACCTTCCTCAATCGCCTGGATCCGAAGGGCTTGGACCAGAAGACGCTGGCGACCACGGAGACCCTCAGCAAAGTCTCGCAGCGAGCGGTGGAGCAGG GTGGCTGTGTGGGTGACGTCCCCCCGGGGGAGTCCTCGGTTTGCCCCTACTGCATCCACTGCAACCGACTGAGCGACGCCGAAAACGTTAATGAGCAGATCGCAGAGCGGCATCACGGAACCAACAGCCATTCCCGTGGCAACAGCGGCGAcgggccggcgccggcgccaaAGAGGAGGCTGGTGAAGCGTTGCTGGGCCAGAGCCAGAGCCAAGCTGGATGTCATTGTTGGCAGCAGATACTTCAACAGAGGAATTATGATTGCCATCCTCATTAACACGCTGTCGATGGGCATAGAGTACCACGaacag CCGCAGGAGCTGACGGATATCTTGGAGATCAGCAACATGGTGTTCACGAGCCTGTTCAGCctggagatgctgctgaagctgctggcCCTCGGCCTCTTCGGCTACATCAAGAACCCCTACAACGGCTTCGacagcatcatcgtcatcatcag TGTGTGGGAGCTCGCCGGCGAGGCGGAGGGAGGCCTGTCGGTGCTGCGTACCTTCCGCCTCCTGAGGGTTTTGAAGCTGGTCCGGTTCCTCCCTGCCCTGAGGAGGCAGCTGGTGGTGCTGATGAAGACCATGGACAACGTGGCCACGTTCAGCATGCTGCTGATGCTCTTTATATTCATATTCAG catcTTGGGGATGCATCTGTTCGGCTGTAAATTCGGCTTGCGACAAGGAAGTGGAGACACTCTGCCCGACAGGAAGAACTTTGACTCTCTGCTCTGGGCGACTGTCACCGTGTTTCAG ATCCTCACCCAGGAGGACTGGAACTCCGTGCTCTACAACGGGATGGCGTCCACCACGCCGCTGGCCGCCCTCTACTTCGTTGCCCTCATGACCTTTGGCAACTACGTCCTTTTCAACTTGCTCGTAGCCATTCTGGTGGAGGGCTTTCAAGCCGAG GGTGATGCCAACAAATCCGAGACAGACGACGAGAGACAATCGCTGTcgtacgaggaggaggaggaaaagctCAGAGAGCTGTACGCTGCAG AGCTCAAGATCCAATCCATGATCCTGCGCCCCAACGGCCTCCTGAATCCAAAAGCCTCCATGCCCtgcccttctcttcctcttcctctgccgcctccttctcctcctcctcctctgccgctCATCACTCACACCGCAGCCACGCCCACCATCACCTGCAACCAGTCGCGTCGGGCGAGCGCGACCTCCGTGGACGTCTCCGGCGTGGAGCCGAGGTCGCCG TTTTCTTCCCAGTctctctggggcagcgggccGCAGAGCCGGCGCTCCAGCTGGACCAGCATCGGCCGGGCCCCCGGCCTCCACAGGAGGAGCCAGTCGGGGGAGATGGAGTCGCTTCTGTCCGACACGCACTCGAGTTCAAACCTCAGCAGCGGGGAGCAAtctctggagcagctggagtaCCTGCAGCTGCCGGTGCTGCACCCGCCCGACTGCAACGGCACCACCTTTCACCTCCCTGAGCACTGCTGCGAAGACGCTCCTCTGACCTCCCACGACCACAGCGACCCGGAGGAGGACGAGTATGAGGAG AGTTTATGTAAGAAGCTGAAGAAGGTTCTGGAGCCGTATGAACCCCAATGGTGCCTGGAGCATGAAGAGTGGTCGCTCTACGTGTTCGCTCCACACAACCG gTTCAGGTTGTGGTGCCAGAGGGTCATAGGTCACAAGATGTTTGATcacatcatcctcctcttcatcttcctgaaCTGCATCACCATCGCGCTGGAGAGACCCGACATACAGTCCAGCAGCATG gagcGGGTCTTCCTCAGTGTGTCCAATTACATCTTCACCGTGATCTTCGTGGGTGAAATGATGACCAAG gtggtTGCTTTGGGCCTGTACTTTGGACGTGGCGTCTACCTGCAGAGCAGCTGGAACGTCCTGGATGGGCTGCTGGTTTTTGTGTCTCTGGTTGACATCCTGGTTTCCATCGCGTCAGCAGGCAGTAATCGAATCTTAGGAATGCTCCGGGTGCTCCGCCTTCTCCGCACGCTGCGTCCGCTCAG GGTGATAAGTCGAGCTCCCGGCCTGAAACTGGTGGTGGAGACTCTGATCACATCCCTCAGACCCATCGGGAACATCGTCCTCATTTGCTGTGCGTTTTTCATCGTGTTTGGAATTCTTGGAGTCCAG CTGTTCAAAGGGAAGTTCTTCCACTGCGACGGGCTGGATCTGAGCAACATCACCAATAAATCCCAGTGTCTGGAGGCCGGCTACCGCTGGACCCGGAGGAAATACAACTTTGACAACCTGGGACag GCGCTGATGTCACTGTTCGTGCTGTCGTGCAAAGACGGCTGGGTCAGCATCATGTATGACGGCCTGGACGCTGTCGGCGTGGACCAGCAG CCAGCGAGAAACCAAAACCCTTGGATGCTGCTGTtcttcatctccttcctgctcatCGTCAGCTTCTTCGTCCTCAACATGTTCGTGGGCGTGGTGGTGGAAAACTTCCACAAGTGTcgccagcagcaggaggaggaggaggcgcggctgagggaggagaagaggcagagaCGTTTGGAGAAGAGGAGGCGAA gGGCCCAAGAGAAGCCGTATTACGCCGACTACTCTCCCCTACGTCGATCCATCCACACCGTGTGCACCAGCAACTACCTGGATATCTTCATCACTGTCATCATCTTCACAAACCTCCTCACCATGAGCATGGAGCACTACAAGCAGTCTCAG TACTTCGAGGAGATACTGAAGTACTGTAATTACGTCTTCACCGTGGTTTTTGTCATCGAGGCCATTCTCAAACTCGTCGCCTTCGGACTGCGGCGGTTTTTCAAAGAGAG ATGGAACCAGCTGGACCTCGCCATCGTGCTGCTGTCCATCATGGGGATCACCCTGGAGGAAATAGACCTGAATGCCTCCCTCCCCATCAACCCCACCATCATACGCATCATGAGAGTCCTGAGGATAACgagag TGCTGAAGCTGCTGAAGATGGCCACGGGAATGAGAGCTCTGCTGGACACGGTGATCCAAGCTCTGCCTCAG GTGGGGAATCTGGGTCTGCTCTTCATGTTGCTGTTCTTCATCTATGCAGCTCTGGGAGTTGAGCTCTTTGGAAAACTGG AGTGTTCGGAAGAAAACCCATGCGAGGGTCTTAGCCGCCACGCTACCTTTGACAACTTCGGCATGGCTTTCCTGACGCTCTTCCGGGTGTCTACTGGGGACAACTGGAATGGGATTATGAAG GACACGTTGAGAGAGTGTCACCCACGGGATCGCCACTGCCTCAGCTACCTCCCCCTCATCTCCCCCATTTACTTCGTCACCTTCGTCCTGACCGCTCAGTTCGTCCTGGTCAACGTGGTCGTGGCCGTTCTCATGAAGCACCTGGAGGACAGCAACAAGGAGgcgcagctggaggagatggaggagcgggaggagatgagggagagggaggaggccaGCCGTCGCCTCAGCAACGCAAATCTGGGCGGAGAGCCGGGGCCGAGCGCCGACACACCTGTGCAG GTGCAGGTTGAGGATGAGGAGTGTTCCCATGGCAACCTGCTGAGCATGGGACGCATGCTGTCTCTCCCCAGCGACAGCTTTGTTCAGCCACTCAGATGCTCCCCTTACCCTCCCATTGGCCACGAGGCCCACTGCGGCTACAGCTACTCAG GCTCCGTGTCATCTCTGGGCTCCAGCGGCGCCGGCTCGCTGCTTCAGGTTCCGGGAGCTCTGCCGGCGATCAGCCACGTTTCACTGGGCTCTGGACGCATCTTTAGGCCAAAGATCTGCCTCAGCGCCTCCCAGAGCATCGACAGACACTCGTCACACAGGCTCGGCCCGGCTGACAGCATCGATGGCTGCAGGTTCAGCCCGGCCCGCCGCATAAACAGACACAGACTCAGCTCCACTCGCAGTATGGACGGCTAccgtctccacccggaccccgGCACGGACAGACCCAAACTCATGTCCAGCCACAGCATAGACAGACATTCATCGCTCAGGCTCAGCCCCACCTACAGTTCTGGCAGGCAGCCGCCTCATTGGCCGAGCCCTGAAGACAGTTTGGACAGAAACATGCTGAGCCCCTCCTACGTTCCGGACCGATCCGACCCGAAGAGACCAGCATCCTTCAGACAGTTACGGAGACAG gaggcCGTGCGTTCTGACTCTCTGGATCAGAACGAGTCAGCAGACGATCTGGCGGAGCCCTCCCTCGCCGTtcccaccgccgccgccgccccgccACGCCAACGATCCTCCAGCGTCCACACGCTGAAATGCACACACCCCCAGAGGGTCATCTCATGTCGGAGCCGGAGCCCCAGCGAAACCGCTGGGCAAGAACCAGCAGCCGGGCGGGCCAGCTGTGACCTGCAGCCGGAGGCAGATGTGGAGACGAGGCCCGGTAGCCTGCAAAGTCTGTCCAGCCTCAAAGTCCCCAGTGGGGAATCCAAACTATCGGCGCCGCTCTGTACCCCCAGAGCCGCCAGCCATGATCTGGACCCTGAACCCTGCCTGCAGTCGGATGGCACCGATGAGGAAGTCAGACAAATGAACAGTTCTGGTCACGCACAACTCACTAGACACCTCCCGCCAAGTCCCAGGGAGCACCGGAGCCGCCTCAGCCGTTCAGTGTCTCCAGTGTTGTgcaggagcaggaagcagaggatgAGCCATCCACTGGTCGCTATGGCGACACAGCTGACGGACAGCAGCGTGGAGCTGAGGAGGCGGACTCTGTCGTTCGACGCCACGCCCCTCTGTCCCAATGAACCAGAGGGAAGTTCTGTGGACGACTAA
- the LOC137906584 gene encoding synaptogyrin-3-like: protein MERAGAFGAARAGAVRFDPVAFFTHPRTILRLMSWVFSMVVFSCIVNEGYINIGSERLLCVFNNNADACNYGITLGVACFLGSILFLILDIYFPSISNIRDRRRAVLLDLGFSGLACFLWFVGFCFLANQWQATSPDELPLAQGSDAARAIIAFCFFSILTWAVLTLSATRRFLTGSNTNLFTWQHLDPMPSNARATPYPIANGATIVTTNPYQAPPFTETLDPQKLTQQRPMAPAF from the exons ATGGAGCGAGCGGGCGCGTTCGGCGCGGCGAGGGCCGGGGCGGTCCGTTTCGACCCCGTCGCCTTCTTTACGCATCCCCGGACCATCCTCAGACTGATGTCGTGG GTTTTCTCCATGGTTGTATTCAGCTGCATCGTGAATGAGGGATACATCAACATCGGCAGCGAGCGATTGCTCTGCGTGTTCAACAACAACGCCGACGCCTGTAACTACGGCATCACCCTGGGCGTGGCCTGTTTCCTGGgcagcatcctcttcctcatacTGGACATTTACTTTCCCTCCATCAGTAATATCCGAGACAGAAGACGGGCTGTCCTGCTGGACCTCGGCTTCTCAG GTCTTGCCTGTTTCCTGTGGTTTGTTGGTTTCTGCTTTCTGGCCAATCAGTGGCAGGCAACCTCTCCAGATGAGCTGCCATTGGCCCAGGGTTCAGACGCCGCAAGAGCCATTATtgctttctgcttcttctccatcCTTACTTGG GCTGTTCTGACGCTGAGCGCGACGCGCCGCTTCTTGACTGGCAGCAACACAAATCTGTTCACGTGGCAACACCTGGATCCCATGCCCAGCAACGCTCGCGCAACACCTTACCCCATCGCCAACGGGGCTACCATAGTAACCACCAACCCCTATCAGGCGCCGCCCTTCACCGAAACCCTGGACCCCCAGAAActcacccagcagagacccatGGCTCCGGCCTTTTAA
- the zgc:136472 gene encoding protein disulfide-isomerase: MAAMRRALLLTAMAFCLSAFVAADAQPGGDTSAPEKDGVLQLAKGNFQRSLRKHKQLLVYFYAPLSGDSHRIMAAFEGAAAELQGSKVKLAVVEVTKEKDLAKELNATGLPAIRLYLSGDKQNPVECPVPQSSASILTWLKRREGSAADLIANLSQSEASEDLTVVGFFKDLNHTYVQVFYAAVIDLPDINFVVTQDNEVIDKHSLTHDVVFLLKKSKLIQAYKMTPQTSKEELIVFIIVYQMDPVTEYTGETAAQILASPVLNHALLFVNKSSADFTEIYSAFNGVAETFRLRILFVLVNVDESRNGRLMEYFRVRPFEAPLIRLVNLTDHVTYHLPSDTLGVETIRQFCLSYLDGTAKPKMQSEPIPEGWDEQPVKELVGMTLEKVAFNPDRTVFVLFYLPYAQESRSLFPLWEGLAEAVKKREDVVIARIDSSANDIDMSMQGSSPSLCLFPALHAERAVVYTGKKNLKDLMTFLDEEMEKAKKDRVQEDEDRRKYIEAAKAEEEKKANETKDEL; encoded by the exons ATGGCCGCCATGAGGAGAGCGTTGCTGCTGACTGCGATGGCCTTCTGTCTTTCCGCGTTTGTCGCCGCTGACGCGCAACCTGGCGGAGATACATCGGCCCCCGAGAAGGACGGAGTTTTGCAGCTGGCGAAGGGGAACTTCCAAAGGTCGCTGAGGAAACACAAGCAGCTGCTGGTGTACTTCT atgctCCTCTGTCTGGAGACAGCCATCGAATCATGGCAGCGTTTGAAGGCGCGGCTGCAGAGCttcaggggtcaaaggtcaaactggCGGTGGTCGAGGTGACGAAGGAGAAGGACCTGGCTAAAGAACTCAATGCGACGGGTCTCCCTGCGATCAGGCTGTACCTCtctggagacaaacagaaccCCGTAGAATGTCCTG TTCCTCAGAGCTCCGCCTCCATCTTGACCTGGCTGAAAAGGAGGGAGGGATCTGCTGCTGACCTCATCGCTaatctgagccaatcagaggcctcAGAGGACCTGACTGTGGTTGGGTTCTTTAAG gACCTAAACCACACGTATGTCCAGGTGTTCTACGCTGCAGTGATTGACCTTCCAGATATTAACTTCGTTGTCACACAGGACAACGAAGTCATCGATAAACACAGTCTGACACACGACGTCGTATTTCTGCTCAAAAAG TCTAAGCTGATCCAGGCTTACAAAATGACGCCCCAGACATCCAAAGAGGAGCTGATTGTTTTTATCATTGTGTACCAGATGGATCCCGTCACCGAGTACACAGGAGAG aCAGCCGCTCAGATATTGGCGTCGCCCGTGTTAAACCACGCCCTTCTGTTTGTCAACAAAAGCTCTGCAGACTTTACAGAGATCTACTCTGCCTTTAACGGTGTGGCAGAAACATTCAGGTTGAGG atTTTGTTCGTGTTGGTGAACGTGGACGAGTCTCGTAACGGCAGGCTGATGGAATACTTCCGGGTTCGGCCGTTTGAGGCTCCTCTCATCCGACTGGTCAACCTGACGGACCATGTGACCTATCACCTGCCCTCCGACACCCTGGGAGTGGAGACCATCAGACAGTTCTGCCTGTCTTACCTGGATGGCACGGCTAAG CCGAAAATGCAGAGCGAGCCGATTCCTGAAGGTTGGGACGAGCAGCCGGTGAAGGAGCTGGTGGGAATGACGCTGGAGAAGGTCGCCTTTAACCCCGACAGGACTGTCTTCGTCCTCTTCT ATCTTCCCTACGCCCAGGAGTCCCGCTCGCTGTTTCCTCTGTGGGAGGGGCTAGCCGAGGCCGTGAAGAAGCGAGAGGATGTGGTCATTGCTCGTATCGACTCTTCGGCCAATGACATCGACATGTCAATGCAGGGCTCCTCCCCGTCGCTCTGCCTGTTCCCTGCCCTACACGCCGAGAGA GCCGTGGTTTACACCGGTAAGAAGAACTTGAAGGACTTGATGACGTTCTTAGATGAAGAGATggagaaagcaaaaaaagacaGAGTTCAG GAGGACGAAGACAGGAGGAAGTACATCGAGGCCGCgaaagctgaggaggagaaaaaagccAACGAAACCAAAGATGAGCTTTAA